The proteins below come from a single Corylus avellana chromosome ca3, CavTom2PMs-1.0 genomic window:
- the LOC132174540 gene encoding LOW QUALITY PROTEIN: ABC transporter B family member 16-like (The sequence of the model RefSeq protein was modified relative to this genomic sequence to represent the inferred CDS: inserted 1 base in 1 codon; deleted 4 bases in 3 codons; substituted 1 base at 1 genomic stop codon): MRAKGSIFRYADRLDMLLMLLGTLGSIGDGLQNPLMMFIVSGVINDYGNGNKNPLTNDVVDKYALRLLYAAIGVGLSAFVEGLXWARTAERQTSRMKMEYLKAVLRQDVGFFDTQTAGTSTTNQVVTLISSDANSIQVALCEKIPDCLAYMSTFFFCHISAFTLSWRLTPAAIPLSVTFITPGLVFGNIMTGLAMKMIESYGVAGGIAEQAISSVRTVYSYVGESQTLERFSRALQTTLEFGVKQGRVKGVLMGSMGIIYVGWGFQAWVGTYLVTQKHEMGGHVIIAGFNVIMEGLSVLSALPNLTGITEATTAASWISEMIDRVPPIDSEDTKGKALSYVRGEIEFLKTYFNYPSRPETPILQDFNLXVPARNRVGLVGGSGSGKSTVIALLERFYEPIEGDILFDGYNIRRLQLKWLRSQLGLVNQEPVLFATSIKENILFGKEGASMDSVINAAKAANAHDFIVKLPDGYETQVGQFGFLLSGGQKQRIAIARTLLRDPKILLLDEPTSALDVQSERIVQEAIDLAFKGKTTIIIAHRLSTIRTANLIVVLQAGKVVESGSHSELMQMNGGQGGEYSKMGQLQQVVMQNEASNIPSSPVEGRSHHKMNIPSSPISVRSSTSGSGAKSKFKVLSLVFLGIGAFNFFSNIIQHYNFAVMGERLTKRVRENLLEKLMTFEIGWFDQDENTSAAICARLATEANMVRSLVGDGFRISLLVQAVSATFAYIIGLVLTWRLSLVMIAVQPLVIGSLYSRTVLTKSMSEKVRKAQKEVSQLASEAVINHRTVTAFCSQKRILGFFGATLRGPRKASVQQSWVSGFGLFSSQFFNTASTALALWYGGRLQTQGLIEPKHLFQAFFILLFTAYVIAEAGSMTNDLSRGNTAIQSVFDIFDRRSEIDPENTSGLNIKRRIKGRVELKNVFFAYPARPDQMIFKGLSLKIDAGKTVALVGQSGSGKSTIIGLIERFYDPLKGSVYIDEQDIQNYNLRMLRSHIALVSQEPTLFAGTIRENIVYGKENATESEIRKAAVLANAHEFISGMKDGYDTYCGERGAQLSGGQKQRIALARAILKNSSILLLDEATSALDSMSENLVQEALEKMMVGRTCVVVAHRLSTIQKSNSIAVIKNGKVVEQGSHNELISFGRRGEYHSLIKLQGSSSPNQ, encoded by the exons ATGAGGGCCAAAGGTAGCATTTTCCGATATGCAGATCGCCTGGACATGTTGCTGATGCTGTTGGGGACTTTGGGCAGCATTGGAGATGGGTTGCAGAACCCTCTGATGATGTTCATTGTAAGTGGTGTGATAAATGATTACGGAAATGGCAACAAGAACCCTTTGACAAACGATGTGGTTGACAAG TATGCTCTCAGGCTGCTCTATGCTGCAATTGGAGTTGGACTTTCTGCTTTTGTGG AAGGGCTATGATGGGCAAGAACTGCAGAGAGGCAGACTTCTCGGATGAAAATGGAGTACCTGAAAGCTGTCCTTAGACAAGACGTTGGTTTCTTTGACACCCAAACTGCTGGCACTTCAACAACCAACCAAGTTGTGACACTCATCTCCTCGGACGCCAATTCAATCCAAGTTGCTTTATGTGAGAAG ATACCTGACTGTCTTGCTTACATGTCGACTTTCTTCTTCTGCCACATATCTGCCTTCACACTATCGTGGAGACTTACACCGGCGGCTATACCACTTTCAGTAACGTTCATCACTCCAGGACTTGTGTTTGGGAATATCATGACGGGCCTGGCAATGAAGATGATTGAATCTTATGGAGTTGCTGGAGGGATTGCAGAACAAGCTATTTCTTCAGTAAGAACTGTATATTCTTATGTGGGGGAGAGTCAGACACTAGAAAGATTCAGCCGTGCACTTCAAACAACTTTGGAATTTGGAGTAAAACAAGGACGTGTAAAGGGAGTGCTGATGGGGAGCATGGGAATTATATATGTAGGTTGGGGTTTTCAGGCTTGGGTTGGGACTTATTTGGTTACTCAAAAACATGAAATGGGTGGCCATGTGATCATAGCTGGGTTTAATGTAATCATGGAAGGACT GAGTGTTTTGAGTGCGCTCCCTAATCTAACTGGGATTACAGAGGCAACAACTGCTGCCTCTTGGATTTCCGAGATGATTGATCGGGTTCCACCTATAGACTCTGAAGATACAAAGGGGAAGGCTTTATCATATGTT AGAGgagaaattgaatttttaaagaCATATTTTAATTATCCATCAAGGCCTGAGACGCCAATCTTACAAGACTTCAATC ACGTTCCAGCACGTAATAGAGTAGGTCTTGTTGGGGGCAGTGGTTCAGGCAAGTCCACAGTCATTGCACTGCTTGAAAGATTTTACGAACCCATTGAAGGAGATATACTCTTTGATGGCTACAATATAAGAAGACTTCAGTTGAAATGGTTGAGATCCCAACTGGGTCTAGTAAATCAGGAACCTGTTCTATTTGCAACATCCATTAAAGAGAATATACTATTTGGGAAAGAAGGAGCTTCAATGGATAGTGTCATAAACGCAGCCAAAGCAGCCAATGCGCATGACTTC ATTGTCAAGTTACCAGACGGATATGAAACTCAA GTTGGCCAATTTGGATTCCTATTGTCTGGCGGTCAGAAGCAAAGAATTGCCATAGCCAGAACTCTACTCAGGGACCCAAAAATCCTGCTGCTAGATGAACCCACTAGTGCACTTGATGTACAGTCTGAAAGGATAGTGCAGGAGGCAATTGATCTGGCGTTCAAAGGGAAGACAACAATCATCATTGCCCATCGCCTGTCCACGATCAGGACAGCAAACCTGATTGTGGTTCTTCAAGCTGGCAAAGTAGTTGAATCAGGTTCACACAGTGAGCTGATGCAAATGAATGGTGGGCAAGGTGGGGAATATTCCAAGATGGGGCAGTTGCAGCAGGTGGTAATGCAAAATGAAGCTTCCAACATTCCCAGTTCTCCAGTAGAGGGAAGAAGCCACCACAAAATGAACATCCCATCAAGCCCAATCAGCGTGAGATCGAGCACTAGTGGCTCTGGAGCA aAGTCTAAATTCAAAGTCTTGTCCCTTGTTTTCTTAGGCATTGGTGCTTTCAACTTTTTCTCCAATATCATCCAACACTACAATTTTGCAGTTATGGGAGAAAGATTGACAAAAAGGGTGCGGGAGAATCTACTCGAGAAATTAATGACCTTTGAGATTGGGTGGTTTGATCAAGATGAGAACACAAGTGCAGCCATTTGTGCAAGGCTAGCGACTGAAGCCAACATGGTTCGGTCCCTTGTTGGGGAC GGATTTCGGATTTCACTACTGGTCCAAGCAGTTTCTGCCACCTTTGCTTACATAATAGGACTAGTCCTCACATGGAGGCTATCACTTGTAATGATTGCCGTGCAGCCATTAGTCATTGGGAGCCTTTACTCGAGGACTGTCTTGACGAAGAGTATGTCTGAGAAAGTCCGGAAAGCACAGAAGGAAGTTAGCCAACTAGCAAGTGAAGCAGTCATTAACCACAGAACTGTAACTGCTTTTTGCTCACAGAAGAGAATATTGGGGTTCTTTGGGGCAACCTTAAGAGGTCCTAGGAAGGCAAGTGTTCAACAGTCCTGGGTTTCTGGTTTTGGCCTGTTTAGCTCCCAATTTTTTAACACAGCATCGACAGCTTTGGCTTTGTGGTACGGTGGGAGGCTCCAGACGCAAGGACTAATAGAACCAAAGCATctttttcaagcattttttaTATTGCTATTCACTGCTTATGTTATTGCTGAAGCTGGGAGTATGACTAATGATCTATCTAGAGGAAACACTGCCATTCAATCAGTTTTTGATATCTTTGATCGGAGAAGTGAGATTGATCCGGAGAACACATCGGGATTGAACattaaaagaagaataaaaggaCGCGTGGAgcttaaaaatgttttctttgcATATCCAGCAAGACCTGATCAGATGATCTTTAAGGGCCTGAGCCTTAAGATTGATGCAGGGAAAACAGTGGCGCTAGTGGGGCAGAGCGGTTCCGGAAAATCTACCATTATCGGGCTCATTGAGAGGTTTTATGATCCTTTAAAGGGATCCGTCTATATAGATGAACAGGATATTCAGAATTATAATCTGAGAATGCTGAGATCACATATTGCATTAGTCAGTCAGGAGCCAACTCTTTTTGCTGGAACCATACGCGAAAATATAGTCTATGGGAAGGAGAATGCTACTGAGTCGGAGATAAGAAAGGCTGCAGTTCTTGCCAATGCTCATGAATTTATAAG TGGAATGAAAGATGGGTATGACACATACTGTGGAGAACGAGGAGCTCAGCTATCAGGAGGCCAGAAGCAGAGGATTGCACTAGCTCGTGCAATACTAAAGAACTCTTCAATCCTTCTGTTGGATGAAGCTACCAGTGCACTTGATAGCATGTCAGAGAATCTAGTTCAAGAAGCACTGGAGAAGATGATGGTCGGCAGGACATGTGTTGTTGTTGCTCACCGGCTGTCGACAATACAGAAATCCAACTCCATTGCTGTGATCAAGAATGGAAAGGTTGTGGAACAAGGCTCCCATAATGAACTCATTTCCTTCGGTCGTCGTGGAGAATACCATTCTCTGATAAAACTACAAGGCAGCAGCTCCCCTAACCAATGA
- the LOC132174992 gene encoding protein NDR1-like: protein MAESSGCGCCCKCCLRLIISIGVLSLIVWLTLRADTPKCSIQYFYLPALNKTLNTPKNNTLLFELRLQNTNKDKGVYYDALNLTFYDNPNRSLSHIIGTYTIPAFYQGHQKKAKRRESVKVNNTLVLGSGLTNGPPVFRVDLATAVRFKNIFWKWKSKRHKLVVAANVEVNEQGVKVNKKGIKLKSGAPENGYCDRAQVGVLLGLMVLVLLNFR from the coding sequence ATGGCTGAGTCGTCCGGTTGCGGTTGCTGTTGCAAGTGCTGTCTGAGATTAATAATATCTATAGGTGTGCTGTCGCTGATCGTGTGGCTAACTCTACGAGCTGACACACCCAAATGTTCCATCCAATACTTTTACCTCCCTGCCCTCAACAAAACCTTAAATACCCCAAAAAACAACACCCTCTTGTTCGAGCTCAGGCTGCAGAACACCAACAAGGACAAGGGGGTTTACTATGATGCTCTGAACCTCACTTTCTATGACAATCCCAATAGATCGCTGTCGCACATCATAGGAACCTACACCATTCCTGCGTTCTACCAGGGGCACCAGAAAAAGGCGAAGAGGAGAGAGTCTGTGAAGGTCAATAACACACTGGTTTTAGGGTCGGGTCTAACAAACGGGCCCCCGGTTTTCCGGGTGGATTTGGCCACGGCGGTCAGGTTCAAGAACATTTTCTGGAAGTGGAAGAGCAAGAGGCACAAGTTGGTGGTAGCGGCAAATGTGGAGGTCAACGAACAAGGTGTTAAAGTAAACAAGAAAGGTATCAAGCTCAAGTCCGGCGCACCGGAGAATGGGTACTGCGATCGTGCGCAGGTGGGGGTTTTGCTTGGTTTGATGGTATTGGTTTTGCTTAATTTTCGTTGA
- the LOC132175802 gene encoding protein NDR1-like, with protein sequence MADRESGGCCRCCFSFIITLGLTSLFMWLSLRADNPKCTIKHFYLPVLDKTLNDSKNSSLIFELKLDNGNKDKGIYYDPINLTFYDNPNRSRLLGNFTIPGFRQGQNKKAKRIETLQVNTSLATARVSPNGSAVFRVDMATKLRFRIMFWKTKRHNLILSTSVEVDEHGAIPQRYQKKGFRLKSAAPEHGGGCALMGLLVGFMVLVLLNFR encoded by the coding sequence ATGGCCGATCGCGAGTCCGGTGGGTGTTGCCGGTGCTGCTTCAGCTTCATCATTACTCTCGGCCTCACATCCCTCTTCATGTGGCTTAGTCTACGCGCTGACAACCCCAAATGTACGATCAAGCACTTTTACCTCCCTGTCCTCGACAAAACCTTAAATGACTCAAAAAACAGCTCCCTCATCTTTGAGCTGAAGCTGGACAACGGCAACAAGGACAAGGGGATTTACTATGATCCCATCAACCTCACTTTCTACGACAATCCCAATAGGTCGCGCCTGTTGGGGAACTTTACCATTCCTGGGTTCCGGCAGGGGCAGAACAAAAAGGCCAAGAGGATAGAGACTCTGCAGGTGAATACATCGCTGGCCACCGCGCGGGTTTCTCCAAATGGGTCGGCGGTTTTCCGGGTGGATATGGCAACGAAGCTGAGGTTCAGGATCATGTTTTGGAAGACCAAGAGGCACAACTTGATTTTATCGACCAGCGTGGAAGTCGATGAACACGGTGCTATTCCTCAACGCTACCAGAAGAAAGGGTTCCGGCTCAAGTCCGCCGCGCCGGAGCACGGCGGCGGTTGTGCGCTGATGGGACTTTTGGTTGGTTTTATGGTCTTGGTCTTGCTTAATTTTCGTTga